The proteins below are encoded in one region of Helianthus annuus cultivar XRQ/B chromosome 2, HanXRQr2.0-SUNRISE, whole genome shotgun sequence:
- the LOC110921121 gene encoding F-box protein At3g57590: METLEAEILIPTEIMEDIFSRLPIKSILRFRSLSKPWLLRLSSPSFTKLHSTRPHRTSLFISAHDRSARKQHLLSAPLDGEPVTHLMTLDYVDYYDITEAQHLNGLVCFALVKYCSGDDCYYAQIFVVNPSTHNIFKLPEQVPDFSNSRGCYLFGFEESKNEHKILIITDIFKSGTLEIMIYSMSDYSWRKIDVEPPIGFHWDSLAFKVDGYCISVCVNSVVHLLLLDTYDILGFDLRTEKFFIINAPQGVIDYEAQSNYYPDLIKINGCIGVVFDDRDHVLEKNGMDIWVLQDYENRVWVREIIIFPESLIKLGCPFPIDSVNMDEIIFFSFSKLSGNVINVHVYNRKSRCFKSVQLTPGHQFPLSRTFDFGHISCYVERMVPL, encoded by the coding sequence ATGGAAACCCTAGAAGCAGAGATTTTAATCCCAACTGAAATCATGGAAGACATCTTCTCCAGACTCCCCATCAAATCCATACTTCGATTTCGATCCCTCTCTAAACCATGGCTATTGCGCCTCTCCAGTCCATCATTCACCAAACTTCACTCCACTCGCCCTCACCGCACCTCCTTATTTATTTCTGCTCACGATCGTTCCGCTCGAAAACAACACCTGCTCTCCGCCCCTCTTGACGGTGAGCCCGTCACTCATCTCATGACACTCGACTACGTTGATTATTATGATATAACAGAAGCTCAACATTTGAACGGGTTAGTATGTTTTGCTTTGGTCAAATATTGTTCCGGTGACGATTGCTATTACGCTCAAATTTTCGTTGTAAACCCTAGCACGCACAACATTTTTAAACTCCCTGAACAAGTTCCAGATTTTTCCAATTCAAGAGGGTGTTACTTATTTGGTTTTGAAGAGTCTAAAAACGAACATAAGATTTTAATCATCACGGATATATTTAAATCTGGTACCCTAGAGATTATGATTTACTCTATGTCAGATTATTCATGGAGAAAGATCGATGTAGAGCCTCCTATTGGTTTTCATTGGGATAGTTTGGCATTCAAAGTCGACGGTTACTGCATCAGTGTTTGTGTGAATAGTGTAGTGCATCTATTGCTTCTAGATACATATGACATATTGGGGTTTGACTTGAGAACAGAGAAGTTTTTCATAATTAACGCTCCTCAAGGTGTAATTGATTATGAGGCGCAAAGCAATTACTATCCTGACCTCATAAAAATCAATGGCTGTATTGGAGTTGTTTTTGATGATCGTGATCATGTGTTGGAAAAAAACGGGATGGATATATGGGTATTACAAGACTATGAAAACCGTGTTTGGGTCAGAGAAATAATTATATTCCCCGAGTCTTTGATCAAGTTAGGTTGCCCTTTCCCTATAGATTCTGTTAATATGGACGAGATTATCTTTTTTTCCTTCAGCAAGTTATCCGGGAATGTGATAAATGTACATGTCTACAACAGGAAGAGTAGATGTTTTAAATCAGTACAACTCACCCCAGGTCACCAATTTCCGTTGTCAAGAACATTTGACTTTGGACATATCAGCTGTTATGTTGAAAGAATGGTGCCTTTGTAG